The following proteins are encoded in a genomic region of Necator americanus strain Aroian chromosome II, whole genome shotgun sequence:
- a CDS encoding hypothetical protein (NECATOR_CHRII.G7676.T1) produces MRDRPVISIENYVIYCGDANAKMGLEQQSHVLGKWYYPAERTSNNEELSTQSAHVTESTLLAPEMQRKRKMRTFKHQLDYVFARNNPQSDIRKS; encoded by the exons atgagagatcggcccgtcatcagcatcgaaaattacgtcatatactgcggcgacgcaaatgcgaagatgggactcgaacagcaatcccatgtgctaggaaaatggtattatccagcggagcgcacgtcgaacaacg AGGAATTATCGACGCAATCGGCTCACGTGACAGAGTCAACCCTTCTAGCGCCTGAAatgcagcgcaagcggaagatgaggactttTAAACATCAGCTCGACTATGTTTTCGCGAGGAACaatcctcagtcagatattcGAAAATCTTGA